From the genome of bacterium, one region includes:
- a CDS encoding HDIG domain-containing protein: MERNEAKALMEQTIPNKNLQKHMLAAEACMRELATHFNEDADQWGLAGLLHDLDYDQTVNDFPNHGKVTAQMLEGKGISDEVIHAIQAHPFGSKGADGGLRAGPGQTEPESKMDFALYAADSLTGLIVAAALMHPSKKLANVDVPFIMKRYKEKRFAAGANREQIQTCDRLGLSLEDFVGKCLKAMQGISGDLGL; encoded by the coding sequence ATGGAACGGAACGAGGCAAAAGCGCTAATGGAACAGACCATTCCCAACAAAAATTTGCAGAAGCACATGCTGGCGGCCGAGGCCTGCATGCGGGAGCTGGCCACCCATTTCAACGAGGACGCAGACCAGTGGGGCCTGGCCGGGCTGCTGCACGACCTGGACTACGACCAGACGGTGAACGATTTCCCCAACCACGGCAAGGTGACCGCCCAGATGCTGGAGGGCAAGGGCATCTCGGACGAGGTCATCCATGCCATTCAGGCCCACCCGTTCGGAAGCAAAGGCGCGGATGGCGGTCTCAGGGCAGGCCCCGGGCAAACGGAGCCCGAGAGCAAGATGGACTTTGCCCTGTACGCGGCGGACTCCCTGACCGGCCTCATAGTCGCCGCGGCCCTGATGCACCCCAGCAAGAAGCTGGCCAATGTGGACGTACCGTTCATCATGAAGCGCTACAAGGAAAAGCGCTTTGCGGCCGGGGCCAACCGGGAGCAGATCCAGACCTGCGACCGGCTGGGGCTGAGTTTGGAGGATTTTGTGGGGAAGTGTTTGAAGGCCATGCAGGGGATCTCAGGGGATCTGGGGCTTTGA